In Flagellatimonas centrodinii, a single window of DNA contains:
- the fliS gene encoding flagellar export chaperone FliS: MYASAPLAAFQGAGPLAGIDQASPHQQIELLLGGLLTRLARMRGAIRSRHRPARTDAANAALGILAYLRTILDPAADPRFVGSLRDLYRYCEARLLEASQADDESAVEEVILLITEIKSAWDAIAPHRAAVA, encoded by the coding sequence ATGTACGCCTCCGCCCCGTTGGCTGCTTTTCAGGGAGCCGGACCGCTGGCCGGAATCGACCAGGCTTCACCACATCAGCAGATCGAACTGCTGCTGGGCGGGCTGCTGACCCGCCTCGCCCGGATGCGGGGGGCCATACGGAGCCGACATCGCCCGGCGCGCACTGACGCGGCCAACGCGGCGCTGGGTATCCTGGCCTATCTGCGGACCATCCTTGATCCGGCCGCCGACCCCCGCTTCGTCGGTTCGCTACGTGACCTTTACCGGTACTGTGAGGCACGGCTTCTGGAGGCCAGCCAGGCCGACGATGAGTCCGCGGTGGAAGAGGTGATTCTGCTCATCACCGAGATCAAATCGGCCTGGGACGCCATCGCCCCGCACCGTGCTGCGGTGGCCTGA
- a CDS encoding flagellar protein FlaG: MDPIPDLTVWLNHVFPPPEATRPRAVSALSGDASGMVPHRTAAQTEADNRSAATEARWVVEAANTSLAERNIGLRFVQDEAIGHHVMQLIDEATGDVLRQIPSEEAVRLARALTGLLVNGNA; this comes from the coding sequence ATGGACCCCATCCCTGATCTGACGGTTTGGTTGAATCACGTCTTCCCGCCGCCCGAGGCCACGCGCCCGCGGGCGGTATCGGCGTTGTCGGGTGACGCGTCGGGGATGGTGCCCCACCGGACCGCAGCACAGACCGAAGCCGACAACCGGTCGGCAGCGACAGAGGCCCGCTGGGTGGTCGAGGCGGCCAACACGAGCCTGGCCGAGCGCAACATTGGTCTCAGGTTCGTACAAGACGAGGCGATTGGTCATCACGTCATGCAACTCATTGACGAGGCCACTGGCGATGTGCTCCGGCAGATTCCCAGTGAGGAGGCAGTGCGCCTTGCTCGTGCGTTGACCGGTCTGCTGGTCAACGGCAATGCCTAG
- the fliD gene encoding flagellar filament capping protein FliD: protein MPGFTISGIGSGLDINSIVSQLVAADRAGADGRISRTVNTANAQLSALGTFRAASDALRKQVTSLQSSSLTAWKASVPEGASFSATAASGAQSGTYSITVEQQARAHVLRSDPYASVNTEVGEGSLQIFVGDASFSVDIGSDQRGLSDIAAAINSASENPGVNARVVMADDGAHLILSSRSAGSDNALRVLSSGGDGGLAALDYDPGNSVALTETQQALDARLLVDGLQVTRGSNTISDVIPGVTLNISGQEPGVSRQLTVAADLDATVARINSMVSSYNATIATARQATRYDAATKTAGVLQGDATLRGAASSLRGAVNSSMSGGAYAVMTDIGIKTATDGTLSIDTATLRSALESSPEGVARLLTGSGGLTERIDGVLDEYLGSDGRITSKTDGLNARLKFAAQQQQQLDRRMEMVQARYQAQFSALDTLVGQMSSTSDYLAAQLSRLG, encoded by the coding sequence ATGCCCGGCTTTACCATTAGCGGCATCGGCAGCGGGCTCGATATCAACAGTATCGTCAGCCAACTCGTGGCTGCCGACCGGGCCGGTGCCGACGGCCGCATCAGCCGCACCGTCAACACCGCCAATGCGCAGTTGTCGGCGCTCGGCACGTTCCGCGCTGCCTCCGATGCGCTGCGCAAGCAGGTGACCTCGTTGCAGAGCAGCTCGCTGACGGCCTGGAAGGCCAGTGTGCCTGAGGGGGCCAGTTTCTCCGCCACCGCTGCCAGCGGTGCGCAATCGGGGACTTATTCGATAACCGTGGAACAGCAGGCGCGTGCGCACGTCCTGCGTAGCGATCCGTACGCCAGCGTCAATACCGAAGTGGGTGAGGGTAGTCTGCAGATCTTTGTCGGCGACGCGTCCTTTTCGGTCGACATCGGTAGCGATCAGCGCGGCCTGTCCGATATCGCCGCCGCCATCAATTCTGCCAGCGAAAACCCTGGCGTAAATGCGCGGGTGGTCATGGCTGATGATGGTGCCCATCTGATTCTCAGCAGTCGCAGTGCCGGCAGCGACAATGCCCTGCGGGTGCTCAGCAGTGGCGGCGATGGTGGCCTGGCCGCCCTCGACTATGACCCCGGCAACAGCGTTGCACTGACCGAAACCCAGCAAGCGCTGGACGCACGTTTGCTGGTCGACGGGCTGCAGGTGACACGCGGCAGCAACACCATTTCGGATGTCATTCCCGGCGTTACGCTCAACATCAGCGGGCAGGAGCCGGGCGTCTCACGACAGCTCACCGTCGCGGCGGATCTCGATGCCACCGTCGCGCGCATCAACAGCATGGTGAGCAGTTACAACGCCACCATCGCTACGGCCCGACAGGCCACCCGCTATGACGCTGCCACCAAGACAGCCGGGGTGCTGCAGGGCGATGCCACGCTGCGTGGCGCTGCTTCGTCATTGCGGGGCGCGGTCAACAGCTCGATGAGCGGCGGGGCCTATGCGGTGATGACCGATATCGGCATCAAGACTGCGACCGACGGTACGCTCAGTATCGATACCGCCACCCTGCGCAGCGCCCTCGAGAGCAGCCCGGAGGGTGTGGCACGACTGTTGACCGGCTCCGGCGGGCTGACTGAACGCATCGATGGCGTGCTCGATGAGTATCTCGGCAGCGACGGCCGCATTACCAGCAAAACCGATGGTCTCAACGCCCGCCTGAAATTCGCCGCACAACAGCAGCAGCAACTCGACCGCCGCATGGAGATGGTTCAGGCCCGCTACCAGGCCCAGTTCAGCGCGCTGGATACGCTGGTCGGCCAGATGAGCTCGACCAGCGACTACCTGGCGGCCCAGCTGTCACGTCTGGGTTAA
- a CDS encoding flagellin: protein MQVINTNVMSLNSQRNLSKSSETLSTSLQRLSSGLRINSAKDDAAGLAISQRFTTQIRGMDQASRNANDAISLTQTAEGALVEVSNNLQRIRELAVQSRNATNSATDRAALNAEAQQLLSEVNRVAEQTSFNGVKLLDGSFSNQSFQIGADVGQTIDVSNIVDATTANLGTYGRASVTSAASTGFANAIAAGGVTINGVDIGAIGAAASATDRAEQLMTAINETSGQSGVYAIKDTASTITLVSATDDIAIAGAHVAFTADTGLTAATTNRVTTTGISTVDISSVGGADTAMQAMDAALAQVNSARADLGALQNRFGSVVSNLQTTSENLSASRSRIMDTDFAKETANLTRAQILQQAGTAMLAQANSAPQAVLSLLR from the coding sequence ATGCAAGTCATCAACACCAACGTCATGTCCCTGAACTCGCAGCGCAACCTGTCGAAGTCCAGCGAGACCCTTTCCACTTCACTGCAGCGCCTGTCCTCGGGCCTGCGCATCAACAGCGCCAAGGACGATGCCGCCGGCCTCGCCATTTCGCAGCGCTTCACCACCCAGATTCGCGGGATGGATCAGGCCTCGCGGAATGCCAACGACGCCATCAGCCTCACGCAGACGGCCGAAGGGGCCTTGGTGGAAGTCTCCAACAACCTTCAGCGCATCCGCGAGCTGGCGGTGCAGTCGCGCAACGCCACCAACAGCGCCACTGACCGCGCCGCCCTCAATGCGGAAGCCCAGCAGCTGCTGTCGGAAGTGAACCGTGTCGCCGAACAGACCAGCTTCAACGGTGTGAAGCTGCTGGATGGCAGCTTCTCCAACCAGAGCTTCCAGATCGGCGCAGATGTCGGCCAGACCATCGATGTGTCGAACATCGTCGATGCGACGACCGCCAACCTCGGCACCTACGGTCGGGCCTCGGTCACCTCGGCGGCTTCGACTGGTTTTGCCAATGCGATCGCCGCCGGCGGTGTCACCATCAACGGCGTCGACATTGGCGCCATCGGTGCAGCCGCATCGGCCACCGATCGCGCTGAGCAGCTGATGACGGCGATCAACGAGACCTCGGGCCAGTCCGGTGTCTATGCGATCAAGGACACCGCCAGCACCATCACCCTGGTCTCCGCGACTGACGATATCGCCATCGCCGGAGCGCATGTGGCCTTCACCGCCGACACCGGCCTGACTGCTGCGACCACCAACCGCGTCACCACCACCGGCATCTCCACCGTCGATATCTCGTCGGTGGGTGGCGCCGACACGGCGATGCAGGCCATGGATGCGGCACTGGCGCAGGTGAACTCGGCCCGTGCCGACCTCGGCGCGCTGCAGAACCGCTTCGGTTCGGTGGTCAGCAACCTGCAGACCACCAGTGAGAACCTGTCGGCCTCACGCAGCCGCATCATGGACACCGACTTCGCCAAGGAAACCGCCAACCTGACCCGCGCGCAGATTCTGCAGCAGGCCGGCACGGCGATGCTGGCTCAGGCGAACTCGGCGCCGCAGGCCGTGCTGTCCCTGCTCCGCTAA
- a CDS encoding PilZ domain-containing protein: protein MDGIHCQFIAPALWEPGPGPVDRPQLALSRLIGLEALQAERPSLAEGHESTPESRMQAQLDLVLDALRDLQVQLRPLPPARTVALTPESVSVDGLEMPSGPGWLALWLDSRMPQPVWLPVTARGDGPAMLNVADGPLSAAVDHLVFRLHRRAVARSRREQGSDSLPTENERGDAA from the coding sequence ATGGATGGAATCCATTGCCAGTTTATCGCGCCAGCGCTGTGGGAACCGGGGCCGGGCCCGGTGGATCGACCCCAGCTTGCCCTGAGTCGACTGATCGGTCTGGAGGCGCTGCAGGCTGAACGCCCCTCGCTGGCGGAGGGCCACGAAAGTACCCCGGAGTCACGAATGCAGGCACAGCTCGACCTGGTGCTTGATGCCCTGCGCGACCTGCAGGTGCAGCTGCGGCCGCTGCCGCCAGCCCGAACCGTGGCGCTGACCCCGGAATCGGTGTCGGTGGACGGTCTCGAGATGCCTTCGGGGCCGGGTTGGTTGGCATTGTGGCTGGACAGCCGGATGCCGCAGCCGGTCTGGTTGCCGGTGACTGCGCGGGGTGACGGGCCGGCAATGCTCAACGTGGCGGACGGGCCGCTGTCGGCGGCAGTTGACCATCTGGTGTTTCGACTGCATCGTCGGGCGGTGGCGCGCAGTCGCCGCGAGCAGGGCAGCGATTCGCTGCCGACCGAGAACGAACGAGGAGATGCGGCCTGA
- a CDS encoding response regulator, with protein MPDNQRPVRTLLADDHAMVRAGLRQLLEQTGLVKIVAEADDGTPVPDLIASENVGLAILDISMPRLGGLDLLPILRNRFPLLRTMVLSMHANVEYVREALQRGANGFLPKDAPPEELRTALRQVTRGECYVAPSLVPALAGLRSPARDPEQQRLETLPPRQRQLLGLVGQGHSTREIAVLLGISVKTVETHRARLMRSLSLRHNNDLIRYAAQQRSLL; from the coding sequence ATGCCCGACAACCAGCGGCCGGTCAGAACCCTGCTGGCGGACGACCACGCCATGGTCCGTGCCGGTCTGCGACAACTTCTGGAACAGACAGGGCTGGTGAAAATCGTGGCCGAAGCCGACGACGGTACGCCAGTGCCGGATCTGATCGCTTCGGAGAACGTCGGTCTGGCCATTCTTGATATCTCCATGCCCCGTCTCGGTGGGCTCGATCTGCTGCCGATCCTGCGCAACCGGTTCCCGCTGTTGAGGACCATGGTGTTGAGCATGCACGCCAACGTCGAGTATGTACGGGAGGCGCTGCAGCGCGGCGCCAATGGATTTCTGCCGAAAGATGCGCCGCCCGAGGAATTGCGTACCGCACTGCGGCAGGTGACGCGAGGGGAATGCTACGTCGCCCCCTCGTTGGTTCCGGCACTGGCGGGGCTTCGTAGTCCCGCGCGCGATCCCGAGCAGCAGCGTCTGGAGACACTGCCACCGCGGCAGCGCCAGTTGCTGGGGTTGGTGGGGCAGGGACATTCGACCCGCGAGATCGCCGTCTTGCTGGGGATCAGCGTCAAGACCGTTGAGACTCATCGGGCGCGGCTGATGCGCTCGCTGAGCCTGCGGCACAACAACGATCTGATTCGCTACGCCGCGCAGCAACGCAGCCTGCTGTGA
- a CDS encoding OmpA family protein, producing the protein MAALLGAVFALPTFAQQEEDADTRALKGRTWYVSPTASYILADEDRGTDDGYGGTLAIGKKVTRSLTLELMASYSQMDPDPAAGLLDNGTFTLSGVGVGLMLFPSRSIPNLYGRANVMHGQGEDHPGLIANYDTTLLDVGLGYLFEITPKIIIRAEALYRQDPHNRALAGIQPKDNSDFYDGVYNLGLVIPLGHTPPPDPETIDTDGDGVPDYRDQCPDSAPGSQVNETGCELDTDGDGVPDGQDQCPDTPAGAQVNSSGCPIDSDGDGLPDDIDECPNSPAGAKVLENGCALAGDCRRPRPGEEVDANGCAANYSFILKGVKFEFDSDRLTADAKEILNKVAETLIAYPEIDVEVEGHTDYLGTDAYNLGLSERRAIAVKEYLAGRGVAPERMIPVGYGKARPIMDNTTEEGREENRRVELRPAEM; encoded by the coding sequence ATGGCCGCACTGTTGGGCGCCGTCTTTGCACTGCCCACTTTCGCGCAGCAGGAAGAAGATGCCGACACCCGCGCGCTGAAAGGCCGCACCTGGTACGTCTCGCCGACGGCCAGCTACATTCTTGCTGATGAAGATCGTGGCACCGATGACGGCTACGGCGGAACGCTGGCGATCGGCAAGAAGGTCACCCGCTCGCTGACGTTGGAACTGATGGCGAGCTACAGCCAGATGGACCCGGATCCGGCTGCCGGACTGCTCGACAACGGGACATTTACCCTGTCGGGTGTTGGCGTCGGCTTGATGCTGTTCCCGTCGCGCAGCATCCCCAACCTCTATGGCCGCGCCAACGTGATGCACGGTCAGGGTGAAGACCACCCGGGCCTGATCGCCAACTACGACACGACCCTGCTCGATGTCGGCCTCGGCTATCTGTTCGAGATTACCCCGAAGATCATCATCCGTGCCGAGGCGCTGTACCGTCAGGACCCGCACAACCGGGCACTGGCCGGCATTCAGCCGAAGGACAACAGCGACTTTTATGACGGCGTCTACAACCTCGGCCTGGTGATTCCGCTTGGCCACACGCCGCCGCCCGACCCCGAGACCATCGACACCGACGGCGACGGCGTGCCCGACTACCGCGATCAGTGCCCGGATTCCGCGCCCGGGAGCCAGGTCAACGAGACCGGCTGCGAGCTCGATACCGACGGCGACGGCGTGCCGGACGGTCAGGACCAGTGTCCCGACACACCGGCGGGCGCCCAGGTCAACAGCAGTGGTTGCCCCATCGATTCAGACGGCGATGGCCTGCCGGACGACATCGACGAATGTCCGAACAGCCCAGCGGGCGCCAAGGTGCTGGAAAACGGCTGTGCGCTGGCCGGAGACTGTCGCCGTCCGCGTCCGGGCGAAGAGGTTGATGCCAATGGCTGCGCCGCCAACTACTCGTTCATCCTCAAGGGCGTGAAGTTCGAGTTCGACTCAGACCGCCTGACCGCTGACGCCAAGGAGATCCTCAACAAGGTGGCCGAAACCCTGATCGCCTATCCGGAGATTGATGTCGAGGTCGAAGGGCACACCGACTATCTCGGCACCGACGCCTACAACCTGGGGCTGTCCGAACGTCGTGCCATCGCGGTGAAGGAGTATCTCGCCGGCCGTGGTGTCGCCCCGGAACGGATGATTCCGGTCGGCTATGGCAAAGCGCGCCCGATCATGGACAACACCACCGAAGAAGGTCGCGAAGAAAACCGCCGGGTAGAGCTGCGCCCGGCCGAGATGTAA